Proteins found in one Homalodisca vitripennis isolate AUS2020 chromosome 4, UT_GWSS_2.1, whole genome shotgun sequence genomic segment:
- the LOC124361127 gene encoding uncharacterized protein LOC124361127, which translates to MASQQDEDDMIALVGLCVVLNSKKKKKFKRKMWSKKWLTKRNEYTHTRLLKDLGGEPSDFRNYLRMDEDAYEQLLLLVTPLIEKKDTVMRKSISPHERLTATLRFLATGRSYECLKYSTLISPQALGKIIPETCEAIYKVLKIVYLQFPNTTEKWKVIAEQFEEKWNFPHCLGAMDGKHIDIVPPADSGSYYYNYKGRHSMVIDLSGTYFLNLAPIFFL; encoded by the exons ATGGCGAGCCAACAAGATGAAGATGATATGATAGCTTTAGTCGGATTGTGTGTGGTTTTAAAcagtaagaagaagaagaagtttaAACGTAAAATGTGGAGTAAAAAGTGGCTTACTAAAAGAAATGAATACACTCATACAAGATTATTGAAAGACTTGGGTGGTGAGCCTTCAGACTTCCGTAATTATTTGCGGATGGATGAAGACGCCTATGAACAGCTGTTGTTACTCGTGACTCCATTAATTGAAAAGAAAGACACGGTTATGAGGAAATCGATTTCTCCCCATGAGAGATTAACTGCGACTTTGAGGTTCCTTGCAACGGGCCGATCGTACGAGTGTCTCAAGTATTCTACGTTGATATCACCACAAGCTTTAGGCAAAATAATTCCAGAGACGTGTGAAGCCATCTATAAAGTGCTGAAAATCGTCTATTTACAG tTTCCTAACACCACTGAGAAATGGAAAGTGATTGCTGAACAGTTTGAAGAGAAATGGAATTTTCCCCACTGCCTCGGTGCCATGGACGGCAAACATATAGACATAGTTCCTCCAGCGGATTCCGGATCatattattacaactataaaGGCAGACACAGTATG GTAATTGATCTGTCTGGTACTTACTTCCTCAATCTCGCTCCCATCTTCTTCCTCTAA